The genomic stretch TTGCTCCCTCCGCCTCCGCCTGTCCTGCTACGCACCCCGTGACCCGCCTCAGCGTCAACCTGAACAAGGCCGCCCTCATGCGCAACGCGCGCGGCGGCGACCGCCCCGACCTCTCCCGCCTCGGTCGCCTCGCCGTGGAGGCCGGGGCCGTCGGCCTGACGCTGCACCCCCGGCCCGACGGCCGCCACGCGCTCGACAGCGACGTGGCCGCGCTCGCGGCGTGGCTCCCGGCAGCGGGCCACGAACTCAACGTGGAGGGCAACCCGTTCGAGGGTCCCGCCACCCACGGGGACTACGCGTTTCCGGGCTTCATGGCGCTCCTCCGCCAGACGCGCCCCACGCAGGCGACGCTCGTGCCGGACGCGCAGGGCCAGCGCACCAGCGACCACGGCTGGGACCTCACCCGCGACGGCCCCCGCCTCCGCCCGCTCGTCGCCGAGCTTCGGGCGCAGGGCGCGCGCGTGAGCCTCTTCCTCGACCCCGACCCGGCCGCCGTCCGCGTCGCCGCCGACCTCGGGGCCGACCGCGTGGAGCTCTACACCGGCCCCTACGCCTGGGCCCACGCCCGTGGCGACGCCGAGGCGGAACTCGACCGCCACCGCGCCGCCGCGGAGACCGCCGCAGAAGTGGGGCTGACCGTCAACGCGGGGCACGACCTCGACCTCGGCAACCTCGCCCCTTACCTCCGTGCCGTGCCCGGTGTCGCGGAGGTCTCCATCGGGCAGGCCCTCCTCGCCGACGCGCTCGTGATGGGGCTCGACGCGACCGTCCGCGCCTACGTCGAGGTGATCCAGACGGCGCACGACGCGGCGTGAGCCCCAGGCTCCGCCCGTTCCCACGTTTCGAAACACCCTCCTGGGAAGTCGAGACGACCTGAGACGAGGCCTTCCCAGGCGAAGAGCAAAGTCGTGCCTCAGGAACGATTTGCCTCCCTATCGCAGGCCTGACGGGGCAAAATCCGAGAACGGAACGGCTCTCGCTTGGCGTGTGCGCGCCCTCCCGTGCTCTCATGCCTCAGACCCTGCTGGCCCTCGCAGCCATTCTCATGTTCTCGTATTTCGCGCTGTCGCAGCATTCGGCGACGGCCGATGTGGAGCGGTTCGCGATCACGGGCGAGATCGAGATGGCCGCCGCGCGGCTGGCGCGGCAGCGACTCGCCACCATCACGGCGCGGGCCTTCGACGAGGCGGACGTCGGCGAGAGCCGCGTGCGCACCAGCCCGACCGGCCTCTCCCCCCTCGGCCCGGACGACGGCCTCCTGACGGAGACCTCCGAGGCCGACTACGACGACGTCGACGACGCGCACGGGGCCCCGGCACGCGCCGTCTCCGCGCCCTGGATGGACGAGACGATCGCGTTCACCGACTCCGTGTCGGTCCGCTACGTCGCCGTCGGCACCTCGGGCATCACGTTCTCCGGGACGCCGACGCTGATGAAGGAGGTCACCGTGACGGTCCGCGCAGCGCCCCAGGGATTCGTGGGGCGGCCTGAGATCGCGGCCACCCTGTCCCAGGTCGTCACCCCGAGCTCCAACTAGCCCCATGGCCTTCCTCCTCGATCACCTGACCGCCATCCTGGTGGGGTCCCTCCTGCTGGTCGGGCTCCTGTTCATCCAGCAGCGCAACAGCACCTCGGCCGTCGAGTCGACGATTCGGTACCAGACCGAGTCCCAGGCGACCGCGTTCGTGGAGACGCTCGCCCGCGACCTCGAGAACGCACGGACGCGCGACCAGTCGCGGACGGCCCTGGGCCCCTACGAGGCCGACTCCCTCGGCGGCTCGACCGTCCGCTCGCTCGGCCTGCACCTCTTTCCGGGCACCGCCGACACCGAGTGGATCCAGTTCGTGACCCTCGCCGACCCGGAGGCCAGCGCCGACGACGACGCCACGACCACCTCCGACCTGATCGCGGTGGCCTACCGCATGGAGCCGACCGGCGAGCAGGTCACGGCCAGCGGCCAGATCCGCAACCTCCACCGCATCGTCCGCTACGTGTACGACGGGACCGGCACCGGCACCGGGTCCTGGCTGCCCGAGGGGGCCAGCCCGCCCACCGTGGTCGGGTTCCGGGTGAACGCGCTCCCCGGCGGCACGAGCGGCCGCATCACGACGCTGCCGCCTCGCGTGGACCTGACGGTCGAGATGGCCTTCGAGACGCCCAGCCGCCGCGCGGCGGACCAGACCTCGCGAGCCGAGAACGGCCTCACGCGCCAGGGGGCGACGGCGCGCATCTACGCCGCTGGCACCGGCAACCTGTCGCTGCCGCCGTCCCAGGGCAGCACCCTGATCCCCCGCGTGCCGTGGGTCCCGGCGGTCCCGCCGCCGCCGCCGCCCTCGCCGCCGCCGCCGGGTGGTCCCGGCCCGGGCACCCCGACTCCGCCGCCGCCGCCGCCGCCGGGCCCGAGCACCCCGCCGCCGCCGCCGACCCCGGCGCCCCCTCCCTTCGACACGACCGGCACCAGTGCCGGCGGCCTCTAGACCTCTCCTTCCATGGGACGCGCCCTTCTGATCATCGTCCTTGCTGCCGTCCTCGGCGGGAGTTACCTCACCATCAACTCGCTGAGCGCGCGCAACGAGACGCTCGGGCGCCGCTCGGGCGCCCAGGCGACCATGCTCGCCCGGCAGATCTCAGAGAGCGGCATGGCCATCGCCCTGTCGGAGGTGACCCAGTACGATGGGTTCTCGAACGACGGCCTCTTCCCGAGTGAGCGCGACTACAACGACGGGACGATCCGCTTCGAGTCCTACGACGACTCGCTGACCCCGTCGACGCCCAACGGGCAGCGCATTTCGGTGCGGGTGAGCGGCGAGTTCGGCGGCGCGACGCACCGCCTCGCGAGCGTCTACGAGCTCGACCCGATGGACTTCCCCGGCCCGGTCTGGCTGGACGTGCCCCACGCCGTCGCCGCGGTCCACGCCAACGCCGAGCTGTCCGGCGGCGACTTCGGCTACACGCCGCAGGTGGACCCCCAGAAGTACAATGACCTGGAGATCTCGGAGTTCGGCTTCACGCTCGACGGCGTCCGGGCGGCGTTCGCCGGTGCCTCCGACGTGGTCGCCCCGGGCGCGTCGCTCCCGGCCTGGGACATGGGCGGCACCACCAACGACGGCAAAGGCCGCACCGCCGACCTCGGCGCGGGCGTGACCACGGCCGACGGCCTGTACTACGCGCTCCGCAACGCCGTCGACACAAGCGACGGCGACCAGGTGATGGCGGGCGGCCTGACGGTCACGGGCTCGCAGACGCTCGGCACCGCGCCGCAGTCGATCACGC from Rubrivirga sp. SAORIC476 encodes the following:
- a CDS encoding pyridoxine 5'-phosphate synthase gives rise to the protein MTRLSVNLNKAALMRNARGGDRPDLSRLGRLAVEAGAVGLTLHPRPDGRHALDSDVAALAAWLPAAGHELNVEGNPFEGPATHGDYAFPGFMALLRQTRPTQATLVPDAQGQRTSDHGWDLTRDGPRLRPLVAELRAQGARVSLFLDPDPAAVRVAADLGADRVELYTGPYAWAHARGDAEAELDRHRAAAETAAEVGLTVNAGHDLDLGNLAPYLRAVPGVAEVSIGQALLADALVMGLDATVRAYVEVIQTAHDAA